TGTTCAAGGACGAAGTCCGTGACCTTGGCCGTGAACTGGGCCTGCCCGACAGCTTTGTCGGCCGTCACCCGTTCCCCGGACCGGGCCTTGCCATCCGCATCCCCGGCCAGCCGATCACGCGCGAAAAGCTTGATATCCTGCGCAAGGCCGATGCGATCTATCTCGAAGAAATCCGTAATGCCGGTCTCTATGACGCCATCTGGCAGGCCTTCGCGGTGCTGCTCCCGGTCCGTACCGTTGGCGTGATGGGCGATGGTCGTACCTATGACTATGCCTGTGCGCTGCGCGCGGTCACCTCGACCGACGGCATGACCGCCGACTTCTTCGCCTTCCCGCCGGAACTGCTTGGCCGCATCGCCAACCGGATCATCAACGAGGTCAACGGTATCAACCGTGTCACCTATGACTACACCTCGAAACCACCGGGAACGATTGAGTGGGAATAAGCTTTCCGATCATCGGAAATGACAGCGGCGCGTCCATTGGGCGCGCCGTTTTGTTTGGGGCTGTTCTAATAACCCGGCCCGTCCGAGCCGCAATCCCCTGTCGAATTGCATGCATTCGATAAAACCTGCTGAACGCTGCGCTGCCAGTTGAAGGTCAGGCAGGAAGGCAGCGACAGGGTTGCGACTATTGCGGCAATAAGAGCAAGGTGGCGCATGGTGGCCCCCGTTTCTTTTGGGTGGTTTAAGCCGGTATCAGACGACGACATTGTACCAGAACCCGGTCGCAATGTCGTCGACATAGGGCGCAGGGGTGAAGTCCGCAATCAGATCTTTTTGACAAATTCGGATTTAAGCTTCATCGGGCCAAATCCGTCGATCTTGCAATCGATATTGTGGTCGCCTTCGACAAGGCGGATATTCTTGACCTTGGTGCCGACCTTAAGCGGTTGAGACGCACCCTTGACCTTCAGATCCTTGATGATCGAAACCGTATCGCCGTCAACAAGCACATTGCCATTGGCATCCTTGTATTCGGTTTGATCGCCACTTGACGCGGTTTGCAGCGACCATTCATGGGCGCATTCCGGGCAAATCAGCAATTCACCATCTTCGTAGGTATAGGGCGACTGGCATTTGGGGCAGGGGGGTAACGTGCTCACGGCAGATCCTTGGGTAAAAGCGTTAAGTCATGACCCTACCCGTTCCGGTTTGGCCGCCTATCTCGTAACGCCCGAAACCCGGCTTGTCGAGAGTTTGCGCCGACAATTACGACCCGAATAATTGCGAGACAAAGACAAGCATCGCAAACAGGCTGACAAAATAGGCAATGGATCGCACGCCATTGATCCCCGGAATGCGCGTGATCCCGGCAACATAGAACCCGGCATGTGCGATACGGGCGAGGGTAAAGACAACTGCGCAAGCCACAGTGACAGTGTTAGAAATGCCGATTACATGCGCGACCAGAACGATAATCGCAAACGGCACCAGATTTTCCAGATGGTTCTGATGGGCGCGCAGGCCACGGGCAGCCAAGCCCTGCCGTTCGGGCAGATTGTCGCGATTGCCCAAAAGGCGTTTGCCGCCGACCTGCTTGCCATAGGACCAATTGTAAACCCACGGGAAAGCAAGGCAGAAAAGGGCGTTGAAAACGAGAAGGGCAAGTTCGATGGTCACGGAAACACCTTTTGGTGATGGTTTATCCAAGCCATACGCAGGAAAAAAGGGTAGGCGATCAAACTTTTGCGCCGCGAGGCGTTCGTGTTTTATCAAGCTGATCGCCCGAAAGTGCTTATTCTTCTGCGGCCTTGCGAAGGGCCGGGAGCCCGACACCGGCCGTTTCAAACCCGCCATCGGCCGCGATCACCTGACCGGTAACGTAGCTCGCCTTGTCGGAGCATAAAAACGCAATCACCTCGGCGATTTCGCGTTCGTTACCGTATCGGCCAAGCGGCATGGCATCAAGATAGGCCGATATGATTTCCGGCGAATGGACCGCCATGGCAAGCTTGGTTTTGACTGGGCCGGGGCAGACGCAGTTGGACCGCACCCCGAAATCGCCAAGCTCGATCGCCTGCTGTTTTGTCAGGTGAATGACGGCGGCCTTCGATGTGCCATAAGCGACCCGAAGAGTAGAGGCCCGAAGCCCGGAAATAGAGCCGATATTGACAATCGCGCCCTTGGTCTGCTTCAGAGCAGGTATTGCCGCCTGTGAGACAAGAAAAACACCATCAAGGTTGGTTTCCATGATCCGGCGCCACGCGCTGAAGTCAGTTTCACCAATTGGCAGGAAATCGGCAACCCCGGCATTATTGACGACCGCATCAATCTGTCCGAACTCGGTCAGGACCTCGTCGATCATCAGATCGACCTGTTCGGGGATTGATACGTCATATTCAAATGCCTTGGCATTTGCGATATCGCGACATGATTTGCGAAGTTCCGCGCTGTCGCGATCAATCATCGCAACCTGCCACCCCAGTTCAATAAAAAGATGGGTTGTGGCAAGTCCGATGCCGCGTGCGGCACCTGTTACGAGGGCAACCTTGTTTTCCATTCACGTCTTCCCTGATAACAGCCGTTAAACAGGCTGCCTTGTTTCTTATGAAGGACGGCCCCGTTTTAACCGGGCCGTCATGATCACAAGAGCTTACAGGTCGTCGGCAACGAATTCCAGAAGATCACCGGGTTGGCAATCAAGTTCCCGGCAAATCGCGGCAAGTGTTTCAAACCGCACACCGCGCACCTTGCCTGATTTCAGAAGCGACAGGTTCTGTTCGCTCACCCCGATCCGGCAGGCAAGGTCCTTGGACTTCATCTTTCGCAGGGCAAGCATCACGTCAAGCCGGACAATGATCGCCATCAGACGAAGCTCCTGTTCTCGTCCTCGATCCGGGTGGCTTCTCCCAATACCCACGCAATCACCAGAAGCAACCCGCCCAGAAACAGGGTGCTGGCCTCGGCATCGCTGAGCCCGATAGACAGCATCCTTTCGCCTTCGGGACGGGTTATGGTTGCCAGTACGGATGTCAGTGCGCCTGAAAGCGGCTTGATCAGGGTTTGCGCCATAAGGGCCACGGAAAATGCTTTCAGATGGGCAATCGGGGCAGGCTGGAAAATATGGTTTTCGGCAAAGGACAGGAACATCTTGCGCAATCGCCAAAGCCCATAGGCCATAACAAGTGTCGGCAGCATCATCGATGCCATCACGGCATATTTCTGCCATCCGGAAAGGGCGCGCAATTCTTCAAGGCTGATGGTCATCTGGCTGGCGCTGGTATCAATCCAGCCATCGACATGCCATATCAGCGGCACGAGACAGATTTCGAAAACAACGCCGATAAGGCACACCCAGCCAAGAATGCGGCTGACGGTGCGGACATTTTTCAGGGTGTCGGACATGACGGGGCTCCATCCGGAAACAATCGGGGGATATTTTAATGACGAATCAAATTCATTAATTAATGTAAAACATGAATTTTTTATCGAAATGAGTCAATCCGGATTTTTATCCGTAGTCGCGCTTTGATCGTCAGGCGGGCGATGCCCGGCCAAAATTCAGACAAAAAAAATGCAGCCGGGGCGGTTGAAACACCCGGCTGCAGAAGGAATGGCGGGGAGGGGAGGAAAACCCGCCAGGGAAGAGAGGGAGACGAAAAAGTCTGGCTGCTTCCAGCGCGGCGTCGTTAATGCCGTTTGGAAGAGATCATCGCGTCCCACGCACCTTGCAAACGTTGTTTGGCTTCACGAAAACGCTGCAGGGATTCTTGCGGGATATCACCGCTATGATCCTTGATCTCGCTCCAGGCGGCATCCATGTCATCCCACGCCTGAACAACCTCGCTTGGCAATTGTTCAAGCCCGGCTTCGGATTCCTTGCAATGGGCTGTAAGGCCGAATTCCCAATCCTTGAATTCCTGATGGAGCTTGGCGTGCTCCGGAAGGGGACGGGCTGTCATGGGAGCCTCCTTTTGCTTTTCCAGACAATTTCAATCTGGCGCGTAATCATGTCATCGATTTGCAATGAAAAGGCGATTTTGGGGCATTCTCTATAAAGGGCATAAAACCGGCAATTTACCTGCCAATCATATCGTTCCATGCTTTTTCAAGATTTGCGGTCGCCTTGTGGAACTGCTCTGCGGTGGCGTTGCTTGCGGCATCGCCTTCGGCCTTAAGCTTTTCCCACGCCTCATTCATCTCGTTATAGGGGCCGGTTACCTCTTTGGGCAGATTTCCGACCTGCATGTCGTTTTTCGCGCAGTAACCGGCAACATTCCGTTCCCAGCTGTCGTGGGACTGGCGCAGATTAAAAATGTCGAGTGCTGTTTGCTCTTGCATCGGTGTGTCTCCTTGTTCTGGTGGGCACTTTCGATGATGTGTCATACCTGTAACGTTCCCTGCGTGGCGGAGTTCCATGCACGCAAACATCAAGTCCCCTTGCCAAGCGATGCAGGGCGTGGAAAATAGGGGCATGTTACAAAGCAAAGCAAAATCACGTAAAGTCGAAGTCACACCGGCCCGCCCGGTCGTGGTCAGCGCCAATAATGATGGTGACGGTTGTCAGGAATGCGATACCGCCGCACGTCTTGGCCTTTCCACCGAACAGGGGGAAGCCGTAACGCGTGATGCGTCGCGCGCCACCGGTCATAACCTGTCGCTGCCCGATATCGAGGCAGCAGCGAAAATCTTTGCGCTTTTGGGGGATGCCGGGCGGTTGCAGCTTGTTTTGCGCTGCATGGAAAAACCGCAAACCGTTGGCGAACTGGCCGAGGCATCGGGCATGTCGCAGTCGCTTACCAGCCATCATCTGCGTCAGTTGCGCGATCAGCGCATTCTGGCCTCCGAGCGCAACGGGCGTCATATCTTCTATCAGATTGATGACGAACATATTTCCTGTGTTGTTCGAGATGTCTTTGCCCACGTCACACACGACTAAGCCACCCCCGCACTGATCTTTGCGGGCATTCCAGTCGCAGATCGACAATCGGGCGAATATGTTCGGCAAATGATCACCCGGCCTGCGTGGTTTTCACATTGCACTTGCGCAAAATTACCGTCATAAACGAATGGCTTGGTTTTTCCCGCTCTGCTCGGGGTTGGGAAACGAAGAGGGAATTTGGAAAGCCGTCTGTTTGACGGTCAAAGCCAAAGCCGCCCCCGCGACTGTATGCGACGAGTGCCCGCCATCATACCACTTGCGAAAGCAGGGAAGGTCGGCGACGCATGAAGACCCGCAAGCCAGGAGACCTGCCAGGCATGGACCCGAACCGACTGTCGGGTGTGACAGCAAAGGAGATTTCTATGACCACGCAGACCGCGGCATTTGCCGTTTCGAAAAAATCCGTTCTTCTGCCGATCCTTGCCTGTGCCGTTTTCGGCATGGCGATTGTCTTTGTGACCGGCCACGTTCAGGCGGACCTGCTTCATGACGCGGCACACGATGTGCGCCACGCGACCGGCTTTCCCTGCCACTAAGTCATGTTCACACGCATAGTAACCAGCGCGTTGTTCGCTGGTGCTGCAGCGGGGCTTATTGCGGCCCTGCTACAGCTGTATTTTGTGCAGCCCGTTTTGCTGCATGCGGAGCTGTATGAAACCGGTGCCCTTGTGCATTTCGGCGGTGACGCGGTTAGCGCGCATCAGGATGTCGGCGGGATTGATCCGCTGCGTGACGGGCTAAGCATCCTGTTCACCATGCTGGTCTATACCGGCTATGCACTGATCCTGATCGCGGCCATGGCCTTTGCCGAAAATCGTGGTCATGTGGTGACGGCGCGCAATGGCATCATCTGGGGCATTGCAGGGTTTGTCATCGTGCATTTCGCACCGGGCTTCACCTTGGCGCCAGAGGTGCCCGGTGTTGCTGCGGCCGATGTCTATGAACGGCAAATCTGGTGGTTTGCGACGGTGGCAACCGCGGCACTTGCGGTTTGGCTGATCGCCTTTGGCCGGAACTGGCTGGCGTGGGGGGCGGCGGTTATTCTGCTTCTGGCGCCCCATGTTATCGGTGCACCGGAACCCGATCAGTTCAGCGGTCCCGTGCCGACCGAACTCGGGGCGCTGTTTGCTGCGCGTGCCTTTGGCATCGGGGCTGTGGCCTGGGTGTTGACCGGGCTGTTTGCCGGGCATTTCTGGCGGCGTGAAGCCGACCGGGAAGCGTAAAACGCAATCACATTGATCAGGCGCGGTATATTCCGCGCCTGTTTTCTTTCATTGATTTGTCTGGATAAATGAAATGCCACGTTCACTTGCTCTTTTCGGGATCGGGCTTGTTTTTGGCGGCGGGATTGGCTTTCTGGTGGCGGCGGGCAATGGCATCATCCTTGATGGTCATGACCATTCCGATCCGCGCGCGCATGGGGAAAGTGCCCATGGTGATACGCATGACACGATGAATGTCAACGGTGCTCATGCCAGCCATGATGCCGTCATTTCACTGCCCGATGCCGTTGATGCGCCAAGGCTTGATGTTGCCATTGCGCCCGATCCGGTCAGTGGCTGGAACCTGCATCTCTTGGTGCAGAATTTCCGTTTTGCCCCCGAACATGCCAGCAGTCCCCATATCCCGGGCGAGGGGCATGCTCATGTCTATGTTAACGGCACCAAGATCGCCCGCCTGTATGGCCCGTGGCTTCATATCGCAGACCTTCCAGCGGGCGATAATGAGGTTATCGTGACCCTTACGGCCAATGACCATAGCCAGCTTGCCGTTGGCGATAAGCCACTGCGTCAGGTCATGACTGTTTCGGTTGCGCCATAATCACAGGGCCGGGATACGGGCCTTAAGGCAAAATCGAAGACGTCCGCAGCCGCGTGCGTCTTCGATCCATCCATCCGGGGCGTTCAGATATTCCCGGCAGGTGGCAATGATATCGTCAATATCACGATGTGCCGATAATCCGGCAAAAAGATAACTTGCCCGCCCGGTTCCCTGAAGTGCAACCGATGTCGGGTCGCTGCATGATCCCATGCAGTCAACCTGCGTGATTTCAAACGTTTCGGGCAATTCCGCCTGATCAAGTGCCGTGCCTAACTGCCGCACAAAACCATCCGCATCGACAAAATCCATCTTTGGGTCCGGATCAGCATCAGGTGCTGGTTGGCAGGTTTTGCAAATGACAATACGAGGCATGCGGCGGTTGGCCTTGGTTCTTAAATCGGGTGGTCACTATGGTCGCAGTGCCGGCGTAATTCATCAACTTTTTCGGGGCGTCTGGCATTGTGTGTGATAATATTCAAATCATGGTTTGAATGTTCTTGACTCGCTAACATATGAATTGTTATTTGAATATAATGCATGAATATAAATTTGAATGTTGGCGAGGTCCAGAATGTCCGTCATCGTAAAATGGGATCAGTTCCCGGCCATTGGAAATTGTGAAAGCTGCAAGTCATCGCTGATTGCGTCGCTCAACGTTGCTGTGCCCGGGCAAAGCTTTGTTGCCGCCGCCGATGGCTTGCACGCGCAATCCGAACTGAGTGTCGAGGACCAGGGCACTGTTGATGATGTGCTGGCCCGTCATCGTGACGGCATTTCGCATCACCAGTGGGCCGTATCGGGCATGGATTGCGGGTCCTGTGTGGCGAAAATCGAAACCGCGCTTACCAAACGTGATGGCGTGCAATGTGTAGATGTGTCGATGATGCGTGAAACGGTGACGCTGGGCCTTCGCAATGATAGTGCCGAAACGCGTTCCGATATCAGCACCATGCTGACCAAATTGGGTTATCCGGCAAAGGAAAAGGTAATTCCGGGGGCGGGGAAATCATCCGAAGCCGCTTGCTGCGCTGGCGGTTCCTGTGGTTCTGCCAATCCGGCTGCGACGGATAATGCCGCGTCGCAAGATACCGATGCCAATGACAAATCCCTGCTGCGCAAACTGGCCCCCTGGCCGGAAGCCGGGGACGAAATTGCATGGGCAGCGATCTGGCTGGTTCTAGGCGGATTGGTCGGCTGGCTGGTTCCGGCCACCGATGCTTATGCCATGTCCATTGCCTCGATCATCGCGGCATTGCCGGTGATGAGAACAGCGTTCCGTCTGGCGGCAAGCGGCGCATTCTTTTCCATCGAACTATTGATGAGTGTCGCGGTTCTTGGCGCGGTTGCAATCGGCGAAAGTCTTGAAGCCGGTATGGTCGTCCTGCTGTTTGCGATTGGCGAAAGCCTTGAAGGCATTGCCGCGGGGCGGGCGCGCAGCGGGGTTAAATCGCTGATGAAACTGGCCCCGGAGACCGCGCGGCGGGTTTCACCATCTGGTGGCGGCTTTGATACGGTTGCACCCTCGGCGCTTACGCTTGACGACATCGTTGAAGTCCGCCCCGGCGAACGCATCCCGGCGGATGGTATCCTGACTGTCGGCTCGGCTGAAATCGATAACAGCCACCTGACCGGGGAATCCGTTCCGGTTACCTCCGAACCGGGGGGCGAGGTTTTTGCCGGTGCCATTGTTACCGACCGACCGGTGCACCTGCGTGTGGCCCGGGTGGCCGGGCAAACCATGCTGGATCGCGTGATCGAGCTGGTCGAACAAAGCGAAAAGCACAAGGCACCGGTCGAGCGTTTCGTTGCCAAATTCGCTCGTATCTATACGCCAATCATCATGGCGCTTGCGGCCCTTACGGTCGTTGTTCCACCGGTTCTGTTCGGGCAAGGCTGGGAAGAATGGATCTATCGTGGGCTGGCCCTGCTTCTGATCGGCTGCCCCTGTGCCTTGGTGATCTCCACACCGGCGGCGGTGACATCGGCCCTTGCCCGTGCATCTAGGATCGGCCTGCTGGTTAAAGGCGGTGCAGCACTTGAGGCCATCGGGGCCGTACGCACCATGGCGTTTGACAAAACCGGTACACTGACCGAAGGCAAGCCGAAGCTGACGGCAATGATGTCGGTGGATGATATGGACGAGGACCGGCTGCTTGCCATTGCCGCCGCCCTTGAAACCGTGACCTCCCACCCGCTGGCAAAGGCGTTGGTCAATGCGGCGACGGACAAGAAACTTGATCTGCCGGAAATCACCGATGCGCGAACCATCGCCGGTGCCGGGGTCGAAGCCCGGATTGATGGCACGCTTTATCGTGTCGGGGCGGCCAAACGCCTTGATATCAAACCGGCTGCCGAAGTTGCCGACTGGCTCGCCGCACAGGAAGACGCCGGTAGCACGGCCGTTGTCGTCCTGCGTGATGGCGATGTCATTGGCGCGCTTGCGTTGCGCGATATCGCACGCGCCGATGCAAAGGATGCACTTGGCAAACTGAACACTTTGGGTATCAGTCCCGTGATGCTGACCGGCGATGCCGAACGTGTCGCCAAACGTATGGCTGGTGAACTTGGCATTGATTACCGGGCGCAGCTTCTGCCCGAAGACAAGCTGAACGTGCTGGCCGAATTGCGCAATGATCCGGTGCGAAAGGGGCCGATTGCCATGGTGGGCGACGGCATCAATGATGCCCCGGCGCTGAAATCGGCCGATGTTGGCATCGCAATTGGCGGGGGTACGGATATTGCGCTTGAGGCCGCCGATGCGGTGGCGGTCAAGGACCGGCTTTCGGATGTCGTTAATCTGGTGAAACTGTCCCGAACCACACGTCGCGTGATCCGCGAAAACATCGCACTGGCACTGGGGCTCAAGGCCGTCTTTCTGGTCACCAGTATCACCGGTCTGACGGGACTTTGGCTGGCGGTGATGGCCGATACCGGCGCAACCGTTCTGGTGACGCTTAACAGTCTTCGTCTGCTGATCGCGCTGCGCAACCGCTGATCCCTCAGCCGGGCAAGCTACTCCAGAAAATTATCGAAAGTCGGCCGCTATTGCATCTCGTGATAGCGGCCGATTTCTTTTTGCTACCTTCCATGCCGCGACTCCCGATCTGCCCTGTGTGCGTGACCTTCATTTTGCGCAGAAATATGCGGAAAACGGCCTGTTTTTACAGGACGTGCAGGTCATGGCATCCACGAAAATCCGCTGACCGGAGGGTCCGGGCAACAAAATCACTACACTTAGAAAACCAAGGGAAACTGCGGGTTTCGCAAAAGCGAATTGACATGGCTAGATTTTGGTTTCAAGTTAAATCCGTAATAACGATATTAATTCCGGTATAACGGAAAAACCGGGACTCATCAAAAACGGTTGGCTCTTTTCATCAGCGGAGACAAACATGACCTTCTTAAAGACAATCGCAGTCGCGGCTCTTATGACCGCAACTGCCGGATCGGCCATTGCACAGGAAGCCAGCAAGCTCCAGCAGGTCCTTGACCGCGGTTACCTGATTTTGGGGACCGGCTCCACCAACCCGCCATGGCACTTCATTGACTCGGATAACAAGCTCAAGGGCTTTGACGTTGATATGGGTCGCCTTGTCGCCAAGGCCCTGTTTGGCGATCCCGATAAAATCGAATATGTCCAGCAATCCGGCGATGCCCGCATCCCGAACCTTGTGACCGACAAGGTCGATCTGGCCTGCCAGTTCATGACGGTAACCGCTGAACGCGCCCAGCAGATCGAATTCACGATCCCCTATTACCGTGAAGGCGTTGGTCTGTTGCAGATGGAAGGTGGCGACTACGCCGATTACGAGGCGCTCAAAGCTGCCGGATCGGATGTTACCGTTGCCGTTCTTCAGAACGTCTACGCCG
The Thalassospira xiamenensis M-5 = DSM 17429 DNA segment above includes these coding regions:
- a CDS encoding zinc ribbon domain-containing protein YjdM, with translation MSTLPPCPKCQSPYTYEDGELLICPECAHEWSLQTASSGDQTEYKDANGNVLVDGDTVSIIKDLKVKGASQPLKVGTKVKNIRLVEGDHNIDCKIDGFGPMKLKSEFVKKI
- a CDS encoding CbtA family protein, which translates into the protein MFTRIVTSALFAGAAAGLIAALLQLYFVQPVLLHAELYETGALVHFGGDAVSAHQDVGGIDPLRDGLSILFTMLVYTGYALILIAAMAFAENRGHVVTARNGIIWGIAGFVIVHFAPGFTLAPEVPGVAAADVYERQIWWFATVATAALAVWLIAFGRNWLAWGAAVILLLAPHVIGAPEPDQFSGPVPTELGALFAARAFGIGAVAWVLTGLFAGHFWRREADREA
- a CDS encoding helix-turn-helix domain-containing protein, translating into MAIIVRLDVMLALRKMKSKDLACRIGVSEQNLSLLKSGKVRGVRFETLAAICRELDCQPGDLLEFVADDL
- a CDS encoding ArsR/SmtB family transcription factor is translated as MLQSKAKSRKVEVTPARPVVVSANNDGDGCQECDTAARLGLSTEQGEAVTRDASRATGHNLSLPDIEAAAKIFALLGDAGRLQLVLRCMEKPQTVGELAEASGMSQSLTSHHLRQLRDQRILASERNGRHIFYQIDDEHISCVVRDVFAHVTHD
- a CDS encoding DUF2975 domain-containing protein, with product MSDTLKNVRTVSRILGWVCLIGVVFEICLVPLIWHVDGWIDTSASQMTISLEELRALSGWQKYAVMASMMLPTLVMAYGLWRLRKMFLSFAENHIFQPAPIAHLKAFSVALMAQTLIKPLSGALTSVLATITRPEGERMLSIGLSDAEASTLFLGGLLLVIAWVLGEATRIEDENRSFV
- a CDS encoding DUF1636 family protein, which translates into the protein MPRIVICKTCQPAPDADPDPKMDFVDADGFVRQLGTALDQAELPETFEITQVDCMGSCSDPTSVALQGTGRASYLFAGLSAHRDIDDIIATCREYLNAPDGWIEDARGCGRLRFCLKARIPAL
- a CDS encoding MAPEG family protein; the encoded protein is MTIELALLVFNALFCLAFPWVYNWSYGKQVGGKRLLGNRDNLPERQGLAARGLRAHQNHLENLVPFAIIVLVAHVIGISNTVTVACAVVFTLARIAHAGFYVAGITRIPGINGVRSIAYFVSLFAMLVFVSQLFGS
- a CDS encoding SDR family NAD(P)-dependent oxidoreductase; amino-acid sequence: MENKVALVTGAARGIGLATTHLFIELGWQVAMIDRDSAELRKSCRDIANAKAFEYDVSIPEQVDLMIDEVLTEFGQIDAVVNNAGVADFLPIGETDFSAWRRIMETNLDGVFLVSQAAIPALKQTKGAIVNIGSISGLRASTLRVAYGTSKAAVIHLTKQQAIELGDFGVRSNCVCPGPVKTKLAMAVHSPEIISAYLDAMPLGRYGNEREIAEVIAFLCSDKASYVTGQVIAADGGFETAGVGLPALRKAAEE
- a CDS encoding CbtB domain-containing protein, coding for MTTQTAAFAVSKKSVLLPILACAVFGMAIVFVTGHVQADLLHDAAHDVRHATGFPCH
- a CDS encoding heavy metal translocating P-type ATPase produces the protein MSVIVKWDQFPAIGNCESCKSSLIASLNVAVPGQSFVAAADGLHAQSELSVEDQGTVDDVLARHRDGISHHQWAVSGMDCGSCVAKIETALTKRDGVQCVDVSMMRETVTLGLRNDSAETRSDISTMLTKLGYPAKEKVIPGAGKSSEAACCAGGSCGSANPAATDNAASQDTDANDKSLLRKLAPWPEAGDEIAWAAIWLVLGGLVGWLVPATDAYAMSIASIIAALPVMRTAFRLAASGAFFSIELLMSVAVLGAVAIGESLEAGMVVLLFAIGESLEGIAAGRARSGVKSLMKLAPETARRVSPSGGGFDTVAPSALTLDDIVEVRPGERIPADGILTVGSAEIDNSHLTGESVPVTSEPGGEVFAGAIVTDRPVHLRVARVAGQTMLDRVIELVEQSEKHKAPVERFVAKFARIYTPIIMALAALTVVVPPVLFGQGWEEWIYRGLALLLIGCPCALVISTPAAVTSALARASRIGLLVKGGAALEAIGAVRTMAFDKTGTLTEGKPKLTAMMSVDDMDEDRLLAIAAALETVTSHPLAKALVNAATDKKLDLPEITDARTIAGAGVEARIDGTLYRVGAAKRLDIKPAAEVADWLAAQEDAGSTAVVVLRDGDVIGALALRDIARADAKDALGKLNTLGISPVMLTGDAERVAKRMAGELGIDYRAQLLPEDKLNVLAELRNDPVRKGPIAMVGDGINDAPALKSADVGIAIGGGTDIALEAADAVAVKDRLSDVVNLVKLSRTTRRVIRENIALALGLKAVFLVTSITGLTGLWLAVMADTGATVLVTLNSLRLLIALRNR
- a CDS encoding transporter substrate-binding domain-containing protein — translated: MTFLKTIAVAALMTATAGSAIAQEASKLQQVLDRGYLILGTGSTNPPWHFIDSDNKLKGFDVDMGRLVAKALFGDPDKIEYVQQSGDARIPNLVTDKVDLACQFMTVTAERAQQIEFTIPYYREGVGLLQMEGGDYADYEALKAAGSDVTVAVLQNVYAEEMVHAALPEAEVDQYDSVDLMYQALNSGRADAAATDQSALRWFMVKNPGRYHDAGYGWNPQSYSCGVKPGDQRWLNFVNTVLHEGMTGVEFPFYADSFKTWFGTELSVPQIGFPVEYK